A genomic region of Pseudomonas sp. RSB 5.4 contains the following coding sequences:
- a CDS encoding LysR substrate-binding domain-containing protein yields MNPRTLTPSMSLLLAFEAAARHESYTRAAHELSLTQSAVSRQVQILEKMLGMRLFSREGRQVVLTDVGRMYQRELAEALGQIRSATLQAMAFGSGIHSLRLATLPTFGSKWLLPRLKDFYTAHPGMTVHLHSRIEAIDFDTSEIDAAICVGAGDWPGLSALPLHTEELVVIASAQLSLTERDEAEQHIAGQLLLNVSSNAQAWAEWFSHHGLPHRSMRIGPSFEMTSHLIQAVRANIGVGLVPRILVEDELLNGELLQLGKPITSQRRYYLVYPPRNEALPSLKAFRDWLVHTL; encoded by the coding sequence ATGAATCCGCGAACCCTCACCCCTTCGATGTCGTTATTGCTGGCCTTCGAGGCTGCCGCACGCCATGAAAGCTACACCCGCGCCGCCCACGAACTGTCGCTGACGCAAAGCGCGGTCAGCCGTCAGGTGCAGATTCTGGAAAAGATGCTCGGCATGCGCCTGTTCAGCCGCGAAGGTCGGCAAGTGGTGCTGACCGACGTCGGGCGCATGTATCAGCGTGAACTGGCCGAAGCCCTCGGGCAGATCCGCAGCGCGACCCTGCAGGCCATGGCGTTCGGTTCAGGCATCCACAGTTTGCGTCTGGCGACGCTGCCGACCTTCGGCTCCAAATGGCTGTTGCCGCGACTCAAGGACTTCTACACCGCGCACCCCGGCATGACCGTGCACTTGCACTCACGGATCGAAGCGATTGACTTCGACACCAGCGAGATCGATGCGGCGATCTGTGTCGGTGCGGGAGACTGGCCGGGCTTGAGCGCCCTGCCCTTGCACACTGAAGAACTGGTTGTGATTGCCAGTGCGCAGTTGTCACTGACCGAACGCGACGAAGCCGAACAGCACATCGCCGGGCAGTTACTGCTCAACGTCAGCAGCAATGCCCAGGCCTGGGCGGAATGGTTCTCGCATCATGGCTTGCCACACCGCAGCATGCGCATCGGCCCGAGCTTTGAAATGACTTCGCACCTGATCCAAGCGGTGCGGGCGAATATTGGCGTCGGGCTGGTGCCGCGGATTCTGGTGGAGGATGAATTGCTTAACGGCGAGCTGCTGCAACTGGGGAAGCCGATCACCAGCCAGCGCAGGTATTACCTGGTGTATCCGCCGCGCAATGAGGCGTTACCGTCACTGAAAGCGTTCAGGGACTGGTTGGTGCATACGCTCTGA
- a CDS encoding DUF1624 domain-containing protein, producing MTIVCARSNPPPTGRLLSIDALRGLVILFMLLDHVRETFLLHRQVTDPMDIASTEPALFFSRTLAHLCAPVFVLLTGLSAWLFGEKYAGKADVSAFLFKRGLFLVVLEFTLVNFAWTFQLPPSVIYLQVIWAIGLSMIALSLLVWLPRWLLLTLSLAIIAGHNLLDGLHFAPESALHVPWAILHDRGWIDAGDNLRLRTSYPLLPWIGVIGLGYALGPWFARAADAGVRQQCLLLAGIAGLLGFVGLRLLNGYGEKPWAVEDSTVQTLMAFFNITKYPPSLLFISLTVSVGLLLLLTFERLQTRRWIRWLTVFGSAPMFFYLLHLYVLKVLYLMALALFGLNQGSHFGFDSVPAIWLVSVLLAVALYPAVRWFSALKSRRRDIAWLKYL from the coding sequence ATGACGATTGTGTGTGCCCGTTCCAACCCGCCGCCGACCGGCCGCTTGCTGTCCATTGATGCGTTACGCGGTCTGGTCATTCTGTTCATGCTGCTGGATCACGTGCGTGAAACGTTTCTGTTGCACCGCCAGGTGACCGACCCGATGGACATCGCCAGCACCGAGCCGGCGTTGTTTTTCAGTCGCACGCTGGCGCATCTGTGCGCACCGGTGTTCGTGCTGTTGACCGGACTGTCCGCGTGGCTGTTTGGCGAGAAGTACGCGGGCAAGGCCGATGTCAGTGCCTTTCTGTTCAAGCGTGGGCTGTTTCTGGTAGTGCTGGAATTCACCTTGGTGAACTTCGCCTGGACGTTTCAGTTGCCGCCGAGCGTGATCTATCTGCAGGTGATCTGGGCGATTGGCTTGAGCATGATCGCGTTGTCGCTGCTGGTCTGGCTGCCGCGCTGGCTGCTGCTGACGCTGAGTCTGGCGATCATTGCCGGGCATAACCTGCTCGATGGGCTGCATTTCGCGCCGGAGTCGGCACTGCATGTGCCATGGGCGATTCTGCATGACCGCGGCTGGATCGACGCCGGCGACAACCTGCGTTTGCGCACCTCGTATCCGCTGTTGCCGTGGATCGGCGTGATCGGTCTGGGTTATGCGCTGGGCCCGTGGTTCGCCCGTGCGGCCGACGCCGGAGTTCGTCAGCAGTGTCTGTTGTTGGCTGGTATTGCCGGACTGCTGGGTTTCGTCGGGCTGCGGCTGCTCAACGGATACGGCGAAAAGCCTTGGGCGGTTGAAGACTCGACCGTGCAAACGCTGATGGCGTTTTTCAACATCACCAAGTACCCGCCATCGCTGCTATTCATCTCCCTGACGGTGAGCGTCGGATTGCTGTTGTTGCTGACGTTCGAGCGGCTGCAGACGCGCCGCTGGATTCGCTGGCTGACGGTCTTCGGTTCGGCGCCGATGTTCTTCTATCTGCTGCACCTGTACGTGCTGAAGGTGCTGTACCTGATGGCGCTGGCGCTGTTCGGACTGAATCAGGGTAGCCATTTCGGATTCGACTCGGTGCCGGCAATCTGGCTGGTATCGGTGCTGCTGGCGGTTGCGCTGTACCCGGCGGTGCGCTGGTTTTCCGCGCTGAAATCGCGGCGCCGCGATATTGCCTGGCTGAAGTATCTTTAA
- a CDS encoding paraquat-inducible protein A, whose translation MTSTEHLIICEHCDCVYEKVALGKHQKTLCVRCGGVLQRYNGLTVEQRLALSFTAAMLWLFANFYPVMSISMKGLKNSATLWDSVLALSQGPITFMAMVAAISIIIAPAFQLVLLIWVLSFALSSRRAPGFKLCMRWLETLRPWSMLEVCLLGAMVAVFKLAGLLDVLPGIGLFALAVLSLMMIRIAGRDIRDLWDIL comes from the coding sequence ATGACCTCAACCGAACACCTGATCATCTGCGAGCATTGCGATTGCGTGTACGAAAAAGTCGCGCTCGGCAAACACCAGAAAACCCTCTGCGTACGTTGCGGCGGCGTGCTGCAGCGCTATAACGGCTTGACCGTCGAGCAGCGGCTGGCCTTGAGTTTCACCGCGGCGATGCTGTGGCTGTTCGCCAATTTCTACCCGGTGATGAGCATCAGCATGAAGGGTTTGAAAAACAGCGCGACGCTGTGGGATTCGGTGCTGGCGCTGAGTCAGGGACCGATCACCTTCATGGCGATGGTCGCGGCGATCTCGATCATCATCGCCCCGGCGTTTCAACTGGTGCTGTTGATCTGGGTGCTGAGTTTCGCCCTGTCGTCGCGCCGCGCGCCGGGCTTCAAGCTGTGCATGCGCTGGTTGGAAACCCTGCGTCCGTGGAGCATGCTCGAAGTGTGTCTGCTGGGGGCGATGGTCGCGGTGTTCAAACTGGCCGGGCTGCTCGATGTGCTGCCGGGTATCGGCCTGTTTGCCCTGGCCGTGTTGAGCCTGATGATGATCCGCATCGCCGGCCGCGATATTCGTGACTTGTGGGACATTCTATGA
- a CDS encoding FAD-binding and (Fe-S)-binding domain-containing protein, with protein sequence MIAQLSPAAALTTDYQLFLNALKASGFRGEISADYASRVVLATDNSIYQRLPQAAVFPKDAEDVARVARLIAEPAYQQVVITPRGGGTGTNGQSLTDGIVVDLSRHMNRILEINVEQRWVRVQAGVVKDQLNAALKSAGLFFAPELSTSNRATVGGMINTDASGQGSCTYGKTRDHVLELDMVLRGGERLHGAALAEDDLTALCAREDRVGEVYRCARQIIDEQGELIKQRFPDLNRCLTGYDLAHLREADKRFNLNSVLCGAEGSLGFVVEAKLNVLPIPKHTMLVNIRYAGFMDALRDARALMALKPLSIETVDSKVLLLAMQDIVWHGVAEYFPESAERPTLGINLVEFCGDDPEDLQHRVQAFLEHLSSDTTVERLGHTLAVGQAAVNKVYGMRKRAVGLLGNVAGEARPQPFVEDTAVPPQHLAEYIAELRELLDSHGLQYGMFGHVDAGVLHVRPILDMKDPQQAALVRPVSDGVAALTQRYGGLLWGEHGKGLRSEYAPAFFGELYPALQALKAAFDPFNQFNPGKIATPVNTAAALLKIDEVTLRGELDRQIDEKVWQSYGAAMHCNGNGACYNFDPDDAMCPSWKATRERAQSPKGRASLIREWLRLQGEAGVDVLSDAIRRPAFFRNLWMRWRNSRAQDADFSHEVYDSMAGCLACKSCAGQCPVKVNVPEFRSRFLELYHSRYLRPARDYLIASLEYSIPYMARIPALYNGLMGASFVRQQLERLGGMVDVPLLSRFDFHAAMRRWKVQPATVATLSTLTQAQRERGVVLVQDAFTRYFEAPLLADLLELISRLGYQVYLAPFSANGKPLHVQGFLSAFNRAALRNAQQLRELADLGVPLLGLDPAMTLVYRQEYLKVPGMDQCPEVALVQEWLLKVMPEQVNNQSANAYRLLAHCTEKTNAPAATRQWEQVFERVGLKLATQATGCCGMSGTYGHEARNRETSAVIYEQSWARQVEAPAEQGEALATGYSCRSQVKRQSDRALRHPLQVLLEVVRR encoded by the coding sequence ATGATTGCCCAGCTGTCACCCGCCGCTGCATTGACCACTGATTACCAACTGTTCCTCAACGCCCTGAAAGCCAGTGGTTTTCGTGGCGAGATCAGTGCCGATTACGCCAGCCGCGTAGTGCTCGCCACCGACAACTCGATCTACCAGCGTCTGCCGCAAGCGGCGGTGTTTCCGAAGGATGCGGAGGATGTGGCGCGGGTGGCACGGCTGATCGCCGAGCCGGCGTATCAGCAAGTGGTGATTACCCCGCGTGGCGGTGGGACCGGCACCAACGGCCAGTCGCTGACCGACGGCATCGTCGTCGACCTGTCGCGGCACATGAACCGCATTCTGGAAATCAACGTCGAGCAGCGCTGGGTGCGAGTGCAGGCCGGGGTGGTCAAGGATCAGCTCAACGCCGCGCTGAAATCCGCCGGGCTGTTTTTCGCCCCGGAACTGTCGACCTCCAACCGCGCCACCGTCGGCGGCATGATCAACACCGACGCCAGCGGCCAGGGCAGTTGCACCTACGGCAAGACCCGCGACCATGTGCTGGAACTCGACATGGTCCTGCGCGGCGGTGAACGCCTGCACGGCGCCGCGCTGGCGGAAGACGACCTGACAGCGCTGTGCGCCCGTGAAGATCGGGTGGGTGAAGTCTATCGCTGTGCGCGGCAGATCATTGACGAGCAGGGCGAGCTGATCAAACAGCGCTTCCCCGATCTCAACCGCTGCCTGACCGGCTACGACCTGGCGCACCTGCGCGAGGCCGACAAGCGTTTCAACCTCAACAGCGTGTTGTGCGGCGCTGAAGGCTCGCTGGGGTTTGTGGTCGAGGCGAAGCTCAACGTACTGCCGATCCCCAAACACACGATGCTGGTGAATATCCGCTACGCCGGGTTCATGGATGCGCTGCGCGATGCCCGGGCGCTGATGGCGCTCAAGCCGCTGTCGATTGAAACCGTGGATTCCAAGGTGTTGCTGCTGGCGATGCAGGACATCGTCTGGCACGGCGTCGCCGAATACTTCCCGGAAAGTGCCGAGCGGCCGACGCTGGGGATCAACCTGGTGGAGTTCTGTGGCGACGATCCTGAAGATCTGCAGCACCGGGTTCAAGCCTTCCTTGAGCACTTGAGCAGTGACACCACGGTCGAACGCCTTGGCCATACGCTGGCGGTCGGCCAAGCGGCGGTGAACAAGGTCTATGGCATGCGCAAGCGCGCCGTCGGCCTGCTCGGCAACGTTGCCGGCGAAGCGCGGCCGCAGCCATTTGTTGAAGACACCGCGGTACCGCCGCAGCACTTGGCCGAGTACATCGCCGAGTTGCGCGAACTGCTCGACAGCCACGGCTTGCAGTACGGCATGTTCGGCCACGTCGATGCTGGCGTGCTGCACGTGCGGCCGATTCTCGACATGAAGGATCCGCAGCAAGCGGCGCTGGTGCGTCCGGTATCCGACGGTGTCGCCGCGCTGACCCAACGCTACGGTGGCCTGTTGTGGGGCGAACATGGCAAGGGGCTGCGCTCGGAATACGCGCCGGCATTCTTCGGCGAGCTGTACCCGGCGTTGCAGGCACTGAAGGCTGCGTTCGACCCGTTCAACCAGTTCAACCCGGGCAAGATCGCCACCCCGGTCAATACCGCTGCGGCGTTGCTGAAAATCGACGAAGTGACCCTGCGCGGCGAACTCGACCGGCAGATCGACGAAAAGGTCTGGCAGAGCTACGGCGCGGCCATGCATTGCAACGGCAACGGCGCCTGCTACAACTTTGATCCCGACGACGCCATGTGCCCGTCATGGAAGGCCACCCGCGAGCGTGCGCAATCACCCAAGGGCCGCGCCTCGCTGATCCGCGAATGGCTGCGGTTGCAGGGCGAGGCGGGCGTCGATGTGCTATCCGATGCGATCCGCCGTCCGGCATTTTTCCGCAACCTGTGGATGCGCTGGCGCAACAGTCGCGCGCAGGACGCAGATTTTTCCCATGAGGTGTATGACTCCATGGCCGGATGCCTGGCGTGTAAATCCTGCGCGGGGCAATGCCCGGTCAAGGTCAACGTGCCGGAGTTTCGTTCGCGGTTTCTGGAGTTGTATCACAGCCGTTATCTGCGCCCGGCGCGGGATTATCTGATTGCTTCGCTGGAGTACAGCATTCCGTACATGGCGCGAATTCCGGCGCTGTACAACGGTTTGATGGGCGCTTCATTCGTGCGCCAACAGTTGGAGCGTCTCGGTGGAATGGTCGATGTGCCATTGCTCAGCCGCTTTGATTTCCACGCGGCGATGCGCCGCTGGAAGGTGCAGCCGGCGACGGTTGCCACGCTGTCGACGCTGACCCAGGCCCAGCGCGAGCGCGGTGTGGTGCTGGTGCAGGATGCCTTCACCCGTTACTTCGAAGCGCCGCTGCTGGCGGATCTGCTGGAGCTGATTTCGCGGCTGGGCTATCAGGTTTATCTGGCGCCGTTCAGCGCCAACGGCAAGCCGCTGCATGTGCAGGGCTTCCTCTCGGCGTTCAACCGCGCGGCGTTGCGCAATGCGCAGCAGCTACGCGAGTTGGCCGATCTCGGCGTGCCGCTGCTGGGGCTGGATCCGGCGATGACGCTGGTCTATCGCCAGGAATACCTGAAAGTGCCCGGCATGGACCAATGCCCGGAAGTCGCGCTGGTACAGGAATGGTTACTCAAGGTGATGCCGGAGCAGGTGAATAACCAATCGGCAAATGCATACCGGCTCCTGGCGCATTGCACCGAGAAAACCAACGCGCCGGCCGCCACTCGTCAGTGGGAGCAAGTGTTCGAACGGGTCGGCTTGAAACTGGCGACGCAGGCCACCGGTTGCTGCGGCATGTCCGGCACCTACGGCCATGAAGCGCGCAACCGCGAAACTTCGGCGGTGATCTATGAGCAATCGTGGGCGCGGCAGGTCGAGGCACCGGCGGAGCAGGGCGAAGCACTGGCCACCGGTTATTCGTGCCGCAGTCAGGTCAAGCGCCAGTCGGATCGGGCGCTGCGCCATCCGTTGCAGGTGCTGCTTGAAGTGGTACGTCGCTGA
- a CDS encoding DUF6338 family protein — translation MDDLVKEVIPLLQYLIPGFVSTWIFYTLTSFKRPDTFGQIVQALIFTFVIHGVVTGIGVIFLYVGTKGFSVGIWDGKAQTSWAFFCSLVLGLLSCFLATNDKLHGWLRSRNVTKQSSYPSEWFCAFAQFDRLITLHLHDERRVLGWPAEWPPESANGQFVIHKPRWLHEDGKVAPFGAEYLLIDSAKVKWVEFSPASED, via the coding sequence ATGGATGATCTGGTCAAGGAAGTTATTCCGCTGTTGCAGTATCTGATTCCCGGATTTGTTTCTACCTGGATTTTTTACACGCTCACTTCGTTCAAGCGGCCTGACACCTTTGGGCAGATTGTGCAGGCGTTGATTTTTACGTTTGTGATTCATGGGGTGGTAACAGGTATTGGCGTGATCTTTTTGTATGTGGGGACGAAGGGATTTTCTGTAGGAATATGGGATGGCAAGGCGCAGACGTCATGGGCATTCTTTTGTTCGCTGGTACTTGGATTGCTGTCCTGTTTTTTAGCGACCAATGACAAGTTGCATGGATGGTTGCGTAGCAGAAACGTAACGAAACAATCTTCTTACCCAAGCGAATGGTTCTGCGCATTCGCGCAATTTGATCGGCTCATCACCCTGCATTTGCATGACGAAAGGCGCGTTCTTGGCTGGCCGGCCGAGTGGCCGCCGGAATCAGCCAACGGCCAGTTCGTGATCCATAAGCCGCGTTGGCTGCACGAAGATGGCAAAGTGGCGCCTTTTGGCGCCGAATATTTGTTGATAGATTCCGCGAAGGTTAAATGGGTTGAGTTCAGCCCGGCATCAGAGGATTGA
- a CDS encoding paraquat-inducible protein A, translated as MKRPATASELNLCLCHSCGLACDMTDEPHQCPRCDAPLHRRKTNSLARTWAFLFAALAFYVPANLLPVMNTMMLGNGADSTIMSGVLEFWEGGAWDIALIIFIASIAVPGIKFVALSLLLITVQRDSGWARRERSKLYRFVELIGYWSMLDVLVVALVAALVKFQALGDIEPRPGILFFGMVVVFTMLSAMSFDPRLIWDNAADDEAFSDVPLQAAPATDGAAPDPTGA; from the coding sequence ATGAAGCGTCCAGCGACCGCCAGCGAACTGAATCTGTGCCTGTGCCACAGCTGCGGGCTGGCCTGCGACATGACCGACGAGCCGCACCAGTGCCCGCGCTGCGACGCGCCGTTGCATCGGCGCAAGACCAATTCCCTGGCGCGTACCTGGGCCTTCCTGTTTGCCGCGCTGGCGTTTTATGTGCCGGCCAATCTGCTGCCGGTGATGAACACCATGATGCTCGGCAACGGCGCCGACAGCACGATCATGAGCGGCGTGCTGGAGTTCTGGGAGGGCGGCGCGTGGGACATCGCGCTGATCATTTTCATCGCCAGCATCGCGGTGCCGGGCATCAAGTTCGTGGCCCTGTCGCTGCTGCTGATCACCGTGCAGCGCGACAGCGGCTGGGCGCGCCGTGAGCGCTCGAAGCTGTACCGTTTCGTCGAGCTGATCGGCTACTGGTCGATGCTCGACGTGCTGGTGGTCGCGCTGGTCGCGGCGCTGGTGAAGTTCCAGGCGCTGGGCGATATCGAACCACGCCCGGGCATCCTGTTTTTCGGCATGGTGGTGGTGTTCACCATGCTCTCGGCGATGAGTTTCGACCCACGGCTGATCTGGGACAACGCCGCGGACGACGAAGCGTTCAGCGACGTACCACTTCAAGCAGCACCTGCAACGGATGGCGCAGCGCCCGATCCGACTGGCGCTTGA
- a CDS encoding GMC family oxidoreductase N-terminal domain-containing protein, translated as MTYDYIIAGAGAAGCVLANRLSASGQYTVLLLEAGGKDSSLWFRIPVGFAKMYYNPTFNWMYYSQPQKQLGNREIYAPRGKVQGGSGSINAMIYVRGQAHDFDDWAAAGNDGWGFKDVLPYFRKLENHPLGDSEYHGGSGPISITPMKGQTHPICDVFLEGCSELGYPRSDDFNGAKFEGAGLYDVNTKNGQRCSSSFAHLHPALSRPNLTVEHYALVDRVLFDETQQRATGISITQHGVVRTFTARKEVILCAGAVDTPKILQLSGVADRALLEKHQIPLVRHLPAVGQNLQDHLCVSYYYKANIPTLNDELSSLFGQLKLGIKYLLTRKGALAMSVNQAGGFFRGNAQQAHPNLQLYFNPLSYQIPKNNKASLKPEPYSGFLLCFNPCRPTSRGHVEIASKNPRDPALIDPNYLSTQKDIDEVIQGSRLMRKIMNAPALKSITVDEVLPGPAVETDEQMLQYFRDNCGSIYHLCGSCAMGADEQTSVVDKRLKVHGLAGLRIVDASIFPNVTSGNTHAAVLMVAEKGADLILQDA; from the coding sequence ATGACATACGACTACATCATCGCTGGCGCCGGCGCAGCAGGTTGCGTGCTGGCCAATCGGCTTTCGGCCTCCGGGCAATACACGGTGCTGCTGCTGGAAGCGGGTGGCAAGGACAGCTCGCTGTGGTTCAGGATCCCGGTCGGCTTCGCCAAAATGTATTACAACCCGACCTTCAACTGGATGTACTACAGCCAGCCGCAGAAGCAGTTGGGCAATCGCGAAATCTACGCCCCGCGCGGCAAAGTGCAGGGCGGTTCGGGTTCGATCAACGCGATGATTTACGTGCGCGGTCAGGCCCATGACTTCGATGACTGGGCGGCCGCCGGTAACGACGGCTGGGGCTTCAAGGACGTGCTGCCGTACTTCCGTAAACTGGAAAACCATCCGCTGGGTGACAGCGAATACCACGGCGGCAGCGGCCCGATCAGCATCACTCCGATGAAGGGCCAGACTCACCCGATTTGCGATGTGTTCCTCGAGGGCTGTTCAGAGTTGGGCTACCCGCGCAGCGACGATTTCAACGGGGCAAAATTCGAAGGCGCGGGCCTGTACGACGTCAACACAAAAAACGGCCAGCGTTGCTCCAGCAGCTTCGCGCATTTGCATCCGGCACTGAGCCGGCCGAACCTGACCGTCGAGCATTACGCATTGGTCGATCGCGTACTGTTTGACGAGACGCAGCAGCGCGCCACAGGCATCTCGATCACCCAGCATGGTGTGGTGCGGACGTTCACCGCGCGCAAGGAAGTGATCCTGTGTGCCGGCGCAGTCGACACGCCAAAAATCCTGCAATTGTCCGGCGTGGCTGATCGCGCGTTGCTGGAAAAGCACCAGATCCCGCTGGTCAGGCACCTGCCGGCAGTGGGGCAGAATCTGCAGGATCACCTGTGCGTGAGCTACTACTACAAAGCCAATATCCCAACGCTGAACGATGAACTGAGCTCGCTGTTCGGCCAGCTCAAACTCGGCATCAAATACCTGCTGACCCGCAAGGGCGCGCTGGCCATGAGCGTCAATCAGGCGGGCGGTTTCTTCCGTGGCAACGCGCAGCAGGCGCATCCCAATTTGCAGCTGTACTTCAACCCGCTGTCGTACCAGATTCCGAAAAACAACAAGGCCAGCCTCAAGCCGGAGCCGTATTCGGGCTTCCTGCTGTGCTTCAACCCGTGCCGGCCGACCAGTCGCGGCCACGTCGAAATTGCGTCGAAGAATCCGCGTGATCCGGCGCTGATCGATCCGAACTATCTGAGCACGCAAAAGGACATTGACGAGGTGATCCAGGGCAGTCGCCTGATGCGCAAGATCATGAACGCCCCGGCGCTCAAGAGCATCACCGTTGATGAAGTCCTGCCGGGACCGGCAGTGGAAACCGACGAGCAGATGTTGCAGTACTTCCGCGACAACTGTGGCTCCATCTATCACCTCTGTGGTTCCTGCGCGATGGGGGCGGATGAGCAGACTTCGGTGGTCGACAAGCGTCTGAAGGTGCATGGCCTTGCCGGGTTGCGAATTGTCGATGCGTCGATCTTCCCGAACGTGACCTCGGGCAATACGCATGCGGCGGTGCTGATGGTGGCGGAGAAGGGCGCTGATCTGATTTTGCAGGATGCGTAG
- a CDS encoding mandelate racemase/muconate lactonizing enzyme family protein has translation MKIIALETHIVAVPPPHIGGMYWLFVKLNTDCGIEGVGEIYAATFGPKAMLPIIEDVFERYLLNHDPHHIERFFRQAYSSGFTQRPDLTMMGVVSGLEMACWDIIGKAANKPVYELLGGKVNERLRSYTYLYPVNSRGEYDYDDPDLAAECAVENMNKGFTALKFDPAGPYTAYSGHQISLQVLERCETFCRKIREAVGNQCDLLFGTHGQMVPSSAIRLARRLEKYDPLWFEEPVPPGQEEAMAQVAAKTSIPIATGERLTTKYEFFKLLQAGGASILQMNVARCGGLLEAKKIASMAEAYYAQIAPHLYNGPIGAAASFQLATCTPNFLIQESIETWGGFHAEILKKPLQWEDGYIIPSTEPGLGVELNMDVVRKHSPYTGERLHLQMAPTPVDVKDTSPAKG, from the coding sequence ATGAAAATCATCGCCCTTGAAACCCATATCGTCGCCGTTCCGCCACCGCACATCGGCGGCATGTACTGGCTGTTCGTCAAGCTCAACACCGATTGCGGCATCGAAGGCGTGGGCGAGATCTACGCGGCGACGTTCGGCCCCAAAGCCATGCTGCCGATCATCGAAGACGTGTTCGAGCGCTACCTGCTCAATCATGACCCGCACCACATCGAACGCTTCTTCCGTCAGGCCTATTCCAGCGGTTTCACCCAGCGTCCCGACCTGACCATGATGGGCGTGGTCAGCGGTCTGGAAATGGCCTGTTGGGACATCATCGGCAAAGCGGCGAACAAACCGGTCTACGAGTTGCTCGGCGGCAAGGTCAACGAACGCCTGCGTTCCTACACCTACCTGTACCCGGTCAACAGCCGTGGCGAATACGACTACGACGACCCGGATCTGGCGGCTGAATGCGCCGTCGAGAACATGAACAAAGGCTTCACCGCGCTGAAGTTCGACCCGGCCGGCCCATATACCGCGTACTCCGGGCACCAGATCTCGCTGCAGGTGCTGGAACGCTGCGAAACCTTCTGTCGCAAGATCCGCGAAGCGGTGGGCAACCAGTGCGACCTGCTGTTCGGGACTCACGGGCAGATGGTGCCGTCGTCGGCAATCCGTCTGGCCAGGCGCCTGGAAAAGTACGACCCGCTGTGGTTCGAAGAGCCGGTGCCGCCGGGGCAGGAAGAGGCCATGGCGCAAGTCGCGGCCAAGACCAGCATTCCGATTGCCACTGGCGAACGCCTGACTACCAAGTACGAATTTTTCAAGCTGCTGCAGGCCGGCGGCGCGTCGATTCTGCAGATGAACGTCGCTCGCTGCGGCGGCCTGCTCGAGGCGAAGAAGATCGCCAGCATGGCCGAGGCCTACTACGCGCAAATTGCTCCGCATCTCTACAACGGCCCGATCGGCGCGGCGGCGAGTTTCCAGTTGGCGACCTGCACACCGAACTTCCTGATTCAGGAAAGCATCGAGACCTGGGGCGGCTTCCACGCCGAGATCCTGAAGAAGCCGCTGCAGTGGGAGGACGGCTACATCATCCCGTCCACCGAGCCGGGGCTGGGCGTGGAGCTGAACATGGACGTGGTGCGCAAGCATTCGCCGTACACCGGCGAGCGCCTGCACCTGCAAATGGCACCGACTCCGGTTGACGTCAAAGACACCTCGCCGGCCAAGGGCTGA